The following proteins come from a genomic window of Acinetobacter baumannii:
- a CDS encoding YheT family hydrolase: protein MGISVFNKIKDFGSELFDLVLGAEHPKVYYHPQGKIKDILDKLPQLKQKYRPTPWLTNSHVHLLYFDLIRKQTIKLAYDRIDQLTMSDGGITAIAWYGYNLPPDTPTVVIMHTITGTPESMRELVRDLNQYTGWRIALCLRRGHAGLPMPVPQISLFGSTSDLKEQLNHIQSLFPASDLYAVGSSAGTGLLVRYLGEQGEDTPFKAAFAMCPGYNTEIGFKNVHPFYSKMMTKKLFKYFIYPYQNTWSQIASLEKVLSATNLEEFEKEYFEMAGFEDYETYCKSINPIYVFENIKIPLMILNAEDDPVCSIKNLEPYKEPIQQMSNVAVVTTKKGSHCAFYEGWRSTSWAARLMADYFLIEHNK, encoded by the coding sequence ATGGGCATATCTGTTTTTAATAAAATTAAAGATTTCGGTTCGGAGCTGTTCGATTTAGTGTTGGGCGCTGAGCACCCAAAAGTCTATTATCATCCTCAAGGAAAAATAAAAGATATTTTGGATAAGTTGCCACAACTTAAACAGAAATATCGTCCTACGCCTTGGCTCACAAATAGTCATGTTCACTTACTTTATTTTGATCTTATTAGAAAACAGACCATAAAGTTGGCATATGATCGAATTGATCAACTCACTATGAGTGATGGTGGTATTACCGCAATTGCTTGGTATGGCTATAACTTACCGCCAGATACACCAACAGTTGTAATTATGCATACCATTACAGGTACACCTGAGAGTATGCGTGAATTGGTACGCGATTTAAATCAATACACAGGCTGGCGAATTGCATTATGCCTGCGCCGTGGTCACGCAGGTTTGCCAATGCCTGTGCCGCAAATTTCTCTTTTTGGTTCTACGAGTGATTTAAAGGAACAACTTAACCATATTCAAAGTTTATTTCCGGCATCGGATTTATATGCGGTAGGTTCTTCGGCCGGTACGGGGCTGCTAGTTCGTTATTTGGGTGAACAAGGCGAAGATACACCTTTTAAAGCTGCTTTTGCGATGTGTCCGGGCTATAACACAGAAATTGGTTTTAAAAATGTCCATCCTTTTTACAGTAAAATGATGACTAAGAAGCTCTTCAAGTATTTTATTTATCCGTACCAAAATACATGGAGTCAGATTGCATCTTTAGAGAAAGTTTTATCAGCAACCAATTTAGAAGAATTTGAAAAAGAATATTTCGAGATGGCGGGTTTTGAAGATTATGAAACTTACTGTAAATCTATTAACCCGATTTATGTGTTCGAAAATATTAAAATTCCTTTAATGATTTTGAATGCTGAAGATGACCCTGTATGTTCTATTAAAAATTTAGAGCCATATAAAGAGCCAATTCAGCAGATGAGCAATGTTGCTGTGGTGACAACGAAAAAAGGAAGTCATTGTGCATTTTATGAGGGATGGCGCAGTACATCGTGGGCAGCACGTCTCATGGCTGATTATTTTTTAATTGAACATAATAAATAG
- a CDS encoding SGNH/GDSL hydrolase family protein, which translates to MWLKLSTLFLLPVLFIQGHKVRKNTPRLAEAKGEREGRAGQGKSLSLLILGDSAAAGVGVENQKDALSGAIIQELQNEFSLQWKLHAKTGDTTRQVFNALQHLEEQKYDVIVTSIGVNDVTKLTSAKSWIKQQKQLFEHIQKRFQPKLIIVSGVPPMQHFPALPNPLAWLFGQYAVQMNQKLQQWLAPQSHFKFLEYDIETFQAMNLPMASDGFHPSKEVYAVWGRQVAALVRQSFNS; encoded by the coding sequence ATGTGGTTAAAACTTTCAACATTGTTTTTATTACCAGTATTATTCATACAAGGCCATAAAGTTCGAAAGAACACACCACGTTTAGCAGAAGCTAAAGGTGAACGAGAAGGTAGAGCTGGTCAAGGTAAATCTTTATCTCTGCTTATTTTGGGGGATTCTGCCGCAGCAGGTGTTGGTGTAGAAAATCAGAAAGATGCCTTGTCTGGTGCTATTATTCAAGAACTGCAAAATGAATTTTCCCTACAGTGGAAACTTCATGCTAAAACTGGTGATACAACTCGACAAGTTTTTAATGCTTTGCAGCATTTAGAAGAGCAGAAGTATGATGTGATTGTGACATCTATTGGTGTAAATGATGTCACAAAGTTGACCTCTGCTAAATCATGGATTAAACAACAGAAGCAATTATTTGAGCATATACAGAAACGTTTTCAGCCAAAGTTGATTATCGTTTCTGGTGTGCCTCCAATGCAACATTTCCCGGCTTTACCGAATCCACTAGCTTGGTTGTTTGGGCAATATGCAGTGCAAATGAATCAAAAATTACAACAATGGTTAGCACCACAAAGCCATTTTAAGTTTCTTGAATATGATATTGAAACTTTTCAAGCCATGAACTTGCCTATGGCAAGCGACGGTTTTCATCCAAGTAAAGAAGTTTACGCAGTTTGGGGACGGCAGGTTGCAGCCTTAGTGCGGCAATCATTTAACTCATAG
- a CDS encoding nuclear transport factor 2 family protein codes for MTLEITKQSLEKWHYMIQSNDLSNLNDLLADEVVFRSPVAYKPYEGRQVVFFILTNVIQVFQNFTYHREFYTEDGENVVLEFSADVGDKSLKGIDMIRFNEQGKIVDFEVMIRPMSGLAALAEQMGIRIAQFKPQ; via the coding sequence ATGACACTCGAAATAACTAAACAGTCATTAGAAAAATGGCATTACATGATTCAGTCAAATGACTTATCGAACTTAAATGATTTGCTGGCAGATGAAGTCGTTTTCCGTTCACCGGTTGCTTATAAACCTTATGAGGGAAGACAAGTTGTTTTCTTTATTCTCACCAATGTAATTCAGGTATTTCAGAATTTTACCTATCATCGAGAATTTTACACGGAAGATGGTGAAAATGTAGTGCTAGAGTTTAGTGCGGATGTAGGAGATAAATCATTAAAAGGTATTGATATGATTCGTTTTAATGAGCAGGGTAAAATTGTTGATTTTGAAGTAATGATTCGTCCAATGAGCGGTTTAGCTGCATTAGCTGAGCAAATGGGCATACGAATAGCTCAATTTAAACCTCAATAA
- a CDS encoding NADPH-dependent 2,4-dienoyl-CoA reductase gives MSLYPHLLKPLDLGFTTLKNRVLMGSMHVGLEEAPGGYERMAAFYAERAKGDVGLIVTGGIAPNQAGLTFAHASKLDSTEEAEKHKVITEAVHSAGGKIALQILHTGRYSYQPEIVAPSAIQAPINPIKPKAMTSAEVQQTIDDFANCAKLAQYAGYDGVEIMGSEGYLINEFIAARTNHRDDEWGGSYENRIRFPVEIVKRTREIVGENFIIIYRLSMLDLVEGGSTLEEVIQLAKAIEKAGATIINTGIGWHEARIPTIATKVPRAAFTWVTEKLKGEVSVPLITSNRINTPEMAEHVLASGHADMVSMARPMLADPEFVLKASEGRSDEINTCIGCNQACLDHIFSMKIATCLVNPRACYETELIFKEAHNQKNIAVIGAGPAGLSFAVYAADRGHQVKIFEASHQIGGQFNIAKTVPGKEEFYETLRYFNRQIELRPNIELVLNHPATYEELSQSDFDEIVVATGVTPRQLQFEGIDHPKVLSYLQVLKERVAVGQRVAIIGAGGIGFDTAEYLTHEGESGSLNPEKFYEEWGIDTHYEHVGGLKQPKVEASEREIYLLQRKASSVGAGLGKTTGWIHRTGLKNRNVKMLAGVQYDKVDDQGLHITVDGKPTVLEVDNVVICAGQESFTAMYDQLKADGKNVHLIGGAKEAGELDAKRAIRQGAELAAIL, from the coding sequence ATGTCGTTATATCCACATTTATTAAAACCATTAGATTTAGGTTTTACGACATTAAAAAATCGCGTATTGATGGGGTCTATGCATGTTGGTCTAGAAGAAGCGCCTGGTGGTTATGAGCGTATGGCAGCTTTTTATGCAGAACGTGCTAAAGGTGATGTTGGGCTCATTGTTACTGGCGGTATTGCACCTAATCAGGCAGGTTTAACCTTTGCTCATGCTTCTAAGTTAGATAGCACAGAAGAAGCCGAAAAACATAAAGTCATTACCGAAGCTGTACATTCTGCTGGTGGGAAGATTGCATTACAAATATTACATACGGGCCGATATTCTTATCAGCCAGAGATTGTTGCGCCTTCGGCAATTCAGGCACCTATTAATCCGATTAAGCCTAAAGCAATGACTTCTGCTGAGGTTCAACAAACGATTGATGATTTTGCAAACTGTGCGAAGCTTGCTCAATACGCTGGATATGACGGCGTTGAGATTATGGGTTCAGAAGGTTATTTAATTAACGAGTTTATTGCAGCCAGAACAAACCATCGTGATGATGAATGGGGTGGTAGCTATGAAAACCGTATTCGTTTTCCTGTTGAGATCGTAAAACGCACACGTGAGATAGTGGGTGAAAACTTTATTATTATTTACCGTTTATCGATGCTTGATCTGGTTGAAGGTGGTTCTACTTTAGAAGAAGTTATTCAACTTGCTAAAGCGATTGAAAAAGCTGGGGCTACGATCATTAATACGGGTATTGGCTGGCATGAAGCTCGTATTCCAACAATTGCCACCAAAGTTCCAAGAGCTGCATTTACTTGGGTCACTGAAAAATTAAAAGGTGAAGTTTCAGTTCCATTAATTACATCGAACCGTATTAATACACCAGAAATGGCTGAACATGTATTAGCGTCGGGTCATGCGGATATGGTTTCAATGGCACGTCCAATGCTTGCAGATCCTGAGTTTGTTTTAAAAGCAAGTGAAGGCCGTAGCGATGAAATTAATACGTGTATTGGCTGTAACCAAGCTTGTCTCGACCACATTTTCTCTATGAAAATTGCAACATGTTTGGTTAATCCTCGAGCATGTTATGAAACAGAACTAATCTTTAAAGAAGCACATAATCAGAAAAATATTGCCGTCATTGGGGCCGGGCCAGCAGGTTTAAGTTTTGCTGTATATGCGGCAGATCGTGGACACCAAGTTAAAATCTTTGAAGCAAGTCATCAAATTGGTGGTCAGTTTAATATCGCTAAAACTGTGCCAGGCAAAGAAGAGTTCTACGAAACATTGCGTTATTTCAATCGTCAAATTGAATTACGCCCGAACATTGAACTTGTATTAAACCATCCAGCCACTTATGAAGAGTTAAGCCAATCAGACTTTGATGAAATCGTAGTTGCAACTGGTGTAACGCCTCGTCAATTGCAATTTGAAGGTATTGATCATCCAAAAGTGTTGAGCTACTTACAGGTGCTTAAAGAGCGTGTAGCAGTAGGTCAGCGTGTTGCCATTATTGGTGCGGGTGGTATTGGTTTTGATACGGCTGAGTACCTAACCCATGAAGGTGAAAGTGGCAGTTTAAATCCAGAAAAATTTTATGAAGAGTGGGGTATTGATACTCACTATGAACATGTCGGAGGTTTAAAGCAGCCAAAAGTTGAAGCTTCTGAACGAGAAATCTATTTGTTGCAGCGTAAAGCTTCCTCAGTAGGCGCAGGGCTGGGTAAAACGACTGGTTGGATTCACCGTACCGGGCTTAAGAACAGAAACGTGAAAATGTTAGCAGGTGTGCAATACGACAAAGTAGATGATCAAGGGCTTCATATTACTGTTGATGGCAAACCAACGGTACTTGAGGTTGATAATGTTGTGATTTGCGCGGGCCAAGAATCATTTACTGCGATGTATGACCAATTAAAAGCAGATGGTAAGAATGTTCATTTGATTGGTGGTGCTAAAGAAGCAGGTGAGTTGGACGCTAAACGTGCTATTCGTCAAGGTGCTGAACTAGCAGCGATTCTTTAA
- a CDS encoding PadR family transcriptional regulator has product MSLPHVLLTSLLERPSTGFELARRFDRSMGFFWNATHQQIYRELNNMLKKGWVSTLENEMDSGRKKTYQVEQLGRIELASWMTQQSEPAQLRDDLMVRLRAEAQLGNNQILPELLRHLGLHQEKLKLYQTIYDKDFKDSDDLNNRVLYIHKMILELGITMETEWIKWLEQVIPQLKLFAQDNVSGE; this is encoded by the coding sequence ATGTCACTTCCTCATGTTTTATTGACCAGTTTACTAGAACGGCCAAGCACGGGCTTTGAACTCGCCCGCCGTTTTGACCGATCTATGGGCTTTTTCTGGAATGCCACACATCAGCAAATTTATCGTGAACTCAATAACATGCTTAAAAAAGGCTGGGTTTCCACTTTAGAAAATGAGATGGATAGTGGCCGAAAAAAAACTTATCAAGTCGAACAGCTTGGCCGTATTGAACTCGCTTCATGGATGACGCAGCAAAGCGAACCGGCACAGCTTAGAGATGACCTAATGGTAAGATTGCGCGCTGAGGCGCAATTGGGCAATAATCAAATATTACCCGAACTGTTACGACATCTTGGTCTACACCAAGAAAAGCTTAAGCTTTACCAAACTATTTACGATAAAGATTTTAAAGATAGCGATGATTTGAATAATCGAGTGTTATATATTCATAAAATGATCTTAGAACTCGGCATTACTATGGAAACTGAGTGGATCAAATGGTTGGAACAAGTCATCCCGCAATTAAAACTCTTTGCTCAAGATAATGTATCTGGAGAATAA
- a CDS encoding alpha/beta fold hydrolase, protein MPYYTMPDQESLFVRRVGRGEPVLVLSGLGMQSWQWLPFIYANRKKYEFIIPDWRGFGGSKNCAIPEQDAISSHWQDVAHLIEQLKLDKFILMGYSMGATTAMHGMKHAHLAQQLKAYLHIDQTPKISVDATWQYGLFGPLHAQFKQLLNDIYQLLSIHKNAKYLYELSLPDRQKLVRLWVDFIELQSSNPFSPFVFKTALKQPFLQKYLLPIQRLDYLFWYVENYLFHNEDYREALQQLQCPTTFFIGRNSTLYPETGQTLIAHSVEHAKTIYFERSGHTPLLTEPKKFGHEITTFLSELKHAS, encoded by the coding sequence ATGCCTTATTACACCATGCCCGATCAGGAAAGTTTATTTGTACGCCGTGTTGGTCGTGGTGAACCGGTATTAGTTTTATCCGGTTTAGGTATGCAAAGTTGGCAATGGCTACCTTTTATCTATGCAAATCGTAAAAAATACGAGTTTATTATTCCCGACTGGCGGGGCTTTGGCGGTTCAAAAAACTGTGCAATTCCCGAGCAAGATGCCATATCAAGCCACTGGCAAGATGTTGCTCACTTAATTGAGCAATTAAAGTTAGATAAATTTATTTTAATGGGCTACTCAATGGGAGCCACCACTGCAATGCATGGCATGAAGCATGCTCATCTCGCTCAGCAGTTAAAGGCCTATTTACATATCGATCAAACCCCTAAAATTTCAGTAGATGCTACATGGCAATATGGGTTATTTGGGCCATTACATGCCCAATTTAAACAATTACTCAATGATATTTATCAGTTATTATCAATCCATAAAAATGCTAAATATCTTTATGAATTATCACTTCCGGACCGTCAAAAGTTGGTGCGGTTGTGGGTAGATTTTATTGAATTGCAAAGCAGCAATCCATTTAGCCCTTTTGTTTTTAAAACGGCATTAAAACAGCCCTTTTTACAAAAATATCTTCTTCCGATTCAACGTTTAGACTACTTATTTTGGTATGTCGAAAATTATCTTTTCCACAACGAGGATTATCGTGAAGCACTTCAGCAATTACAGTGCCCAACAACTTTCTTTATTGGACGCAATTCGACACTCTATCCAGAAACGGGCCAAACCCTGATTGCACATAGTGTCGAACATGCAAAAACAATTTATTTTGAACGCTCAGGCCACACGCCATTATTAACCGAGCCAAAAAAATTCGGGCATGAAATCACTACTTTTTTATCCGAACTTAAACATGCTTCTTAA
- a CDS encoding 3-deoxy-7-phosphoheptulonate synthase — protein MNALNTLLTQSNTKETPVSLPVQLKAKYPLVQTFARQIAEHRQIIQNILAGKDQRLMVITGPCSIHDPVAVLEYADRLQKLQEKVKNQIFIVMRAYIEKPRTTVGWKGFMYDPNLDGSSNLQLGLEKSRELYLQIIEKGLPIASEILSPMATGYFDDLLAWGAIGARTSESQIHREISSHMPYSIGFKNGTDGSIQIALDAIQSAQNEHQFLGMNQQGLPSVIQSSGNPLPHLILRGANHGPNYDLASIQAIREKHKQNLPALVIDCSHGNSGKDPLRQPEVLQQIVAERLKTQVKGVMIESHLVDGNQKISCEMTYGQSVTDGCLGWDKTEQLLLNVAKQLKASELAHSA, from the coding sequence ATGAATGCCTTAAATACTTTACTAACTCAAAGCAATACAAAAGAAACACCAGTTAGTTTACCTGTTCAGTTAAAAGCTAAATACCCGCTTGTGCAGACCTTCGCACGACAAATTGCAGAACATCGTCAAATTATTCAAAATATTCTTGCTGGCAAAGATCAGCGCTTAATGGTTATTACAGGACCATGTTCAATTCATGACCCAGTTGCTGTACTTGAATACGCAGATAGATTGCAAAAATTACAAGAAAAAGTAAAAAATCAAATCTTCATTGTGATGCGTGCTTATATTGAAAAGCCGCGTACAACAGTAGGTTGGAAAGGGTTTATGTATGACCCAAATCTTGATGGTTCATCTAATCTACAATTAGGTTTAGAAAAATCGCGTGAGCTATATTTACAAATTATTGAAAAAGGCTTGCCGATTGCGAGCGAAATTTTAAGCCCAATGGCAACAGGCTATTTTGATGATTTATTGGCTTGGGGTGCAATTGGAGCTCGTACTAGTGAGTCCCAGATTCACCGTGAAATCTCAAGTCATATGCCATACAGTATTGGCTTCAAGAATGGTACGGATGGCTCAATTCAAATTGCTTTAGATGCTATTCAGTCTGCACAAAATGAGCATCAATTTTTAGGTATGAATCAGCAAGGTTTGCCTTCAGTGATTCAGAGTTCTGGAAATCCATTGCCACACTTGATTTTACGTGGAGCCAATCACGGTCCTAATTATGATTTGGCTTCAATTCAGGCAATTAGAGAAAAGCACAAACAAAACCTACCTGCCTTAGTTATTGACTGTAGTCATGGCAACAGTGGTAAAGATCCTTTACGTCAGCCAGAAGTTTTACAGCAAATCGTTGCTGAACGTCTAAAAACTCAGGTAAAGGGTGTCATGATTGAAAGCCATTTAGTTGATGGTAACCAGAAGATTTCATGTGAAATGACTTATGGACAGTCGGTAACGGACGGTTGTTTAGGGTGGGATAAAACTGAACAGCTTTTGTTAAATGTTGCTAAACAATTAAAAGCAAGTGAATTAGCTCATTCGGCTTAA
- a CDS encoding YnfA family protein — MLIDSLSITRIFSVFGLFIITAIAEILGCYFPYLILKEGKSAWLWLPAALSLAVFVWLLTLHPAASGRIYAAYGGIYIFTALMWLRFVDQVVLTRWDILGGLIVLCGAGLIILQPQGLIR, encoded by the coding sequence ATGTTAATTGATAGTCTTTCTATAACCCGAATATTTAGTGTGTTCGGGTTATTTATTATTACTGCAATTGCTGAGATTTTGGGTTGTTACTTTCCTTATCTTATTTTAAAAGAAGGGAAGTCTGCGTGGCTATGGTTACCTGCAGCTCTGAGTTTGGCCGTGTTTGTCTGGTTACTGACATTGCATCCTGCAGCTTCTGGACGGATTTATGCAGCCTATGGCGGTATTTATATTTTTACTGCGCTTATGTGGCTTCGTTTTGTAGATCAAGTCGTTTTAACCAGATGGGATATCTTAGGTGGTTTAATCGTGCTTTGCGGAGCAGGTTTAATTATTTTACAGCCCCAAGGATTAATCCGTTAA